A genomic segment from Nicotiana sylvestris chromosome 1, ASM39365v2, whole genome shotgun sequence encodes:
- the LOC138872968 gene encoding uncharacterized protein, with product MIKVPPNELNATSSPWPFAAWGMDITGPIEPTASNGRRFILVAIDYFTKSVEAASYKTMTKKVVADFVNDRIVCQFGVPESIVTDNAANLNICTSTGATPYMFVYGTEVVIPAKVEIPSLRIIQEAKLNDVEWIRSRYEQLALIDGKRMNAVCHGQPYQNRMSRAFNKRVKPRQFAPGQLVLKKIFPHQDEAKGKLPPNWQGPYMVHTVLTGGALILAERDREI from the exons atgataaaagtaccgccaaacgagctcaatgcaacaagctcaccttggccattcgccgcctggggaatggatatcaCTGGTCCAATCGAGCCCACGGCTTCAAATGGGCGtaggtttattctagtggccattgattatttcacaaaatcggtagaggctgcatcttacaaaacTATGACCAAGAAAGTCGTTGCAGATTTTGTCAATgatcgtattgtttgccaattcggagttcccgagtccattgttactgataatgccgccaatctcaaca tttgcacatcaaccggagcaactccctacatgttcgtttatggtaccgaggttgtcatcccagccaaggtggagattccttctttaagaatcatacaggaagctaaaCTCAACGatgtagaatggataaggagccgctatgaacaactggcccttatagatggaaaaaggatgaatgcagtatgtcacggtcagccttaccagaacagaatgtctagagctttcaataaaagggtcaaaccaaggcaattcgCGCCAGGACAGttagtgctgaagaagatcttcccacaccaagatgaagccaaagggaaattacctcctaactggcaaggtccttacatggttcatacggtgctgacaggaggagcactcatacttgcagaaaggGACAGAGAAATttag